TCCATCGGCACCATTTCGATACACGCCGCCACGGGGCAGGTGATCTGGCACAGATTGCAGCCCACGCACTCATCGTCGATCACTTCATATTTATGCGTGCCGTCCGCTTGCTTGAGGCTGGCGATTGCCTGGTGTGAAGTGTCCTCGCAAGCGATATGGCAGCGGCCGCAACCAATGCAGGCTGCCTGATCAATCTTCGCGATCACTTGATAATTGATATCGAGGTACTTCCAGTCAGTGGTGTTGCCCACCGCGCGCCCGGAAAACTCGCCGATGCTGGCGTAACCCTGACTGTCCATCCATCGCGACAGCCCATCCTTCATCTCGTCGACGATCCGGAAGCCGTGGAGCATCGCTGCCGTACACACCTGCACGGCGCCGCTGCCCAGCGCCATGAATTCCGCCGCATCCCGCCAGCTGCCAATGCCGCCGATACCGCAGATCGGCAGCCCCTGGGTCTGCGGATCGCGGGCGATTTCGGCAACCATGTTCAGCGCAATCGGCTTCACCGCCGAGCCGCAATATCCGCCGTGGGTACTTTTGCTTCCGACCGTCGGCAGCGCAACCATGTGGTCGAGATCGACACTGGTAATCGAGTTGATCGTATTGATCAGCGACACCGCGTCCGCGCCGCCGCGATGTGCGGCCCGTGCGGCGACGCGGATGTCGGTGATGTTCGGGGTCAGTTTGACGATCACCGGCAGCGAGCAATACGTCTTGCACCAGCGCGTGACCTGCTCGACGTACTCCGGCACCTGACCTACCGCCGCGCCCATGCCCCGTTCGGGCATGCCGTGGGGGCAGCCGAAATTCAGTTCGATGCCATCCGCACCCGTCGCCTCCACCAGCGGCAGAATGTGTTTCCACGACTCCTCGACGCAAGGCACCATCAGCGAAACGATCACCGCTCGATCCGGCCAGTCCTTTTTCACCTGAGTGATTTCACGCAGATTGATCTCCAGCGAACGGTCGGTAATCAGCTCGATGTTATTGATGCCCAGCACTTCGCGGTTGTTGCCGTAGTGCGCTGAATAGCGCGACGAAACGTTGACCGCTGCCGGATCCTCTCCCAGGGTTTTCCAGACCACGCCGCCCCAGCCCGCTTCGAATGCGCGGACGACGTTATAGGCTTTATCGGTCGGCGGCGCGGACGCCAGCCAGAACGGATTGGGCGCTTTGATGCCGGCGAAGACTATCGACAGATCGGCCATTTATGCGGCCTCCACGTTAAGCATCAGTTGAGCGTTGATCGCCTCGGCGGCGAGTTTGCCGTGTTGCACGGCTTGTACGGTCAAATCCTGATCGAGGCTGGTGCAGTCGCCGCCGGCGTACACCCCCGGAATGCTGGTGCGCAGGTTTTCGTCGACTTCAATGCGCTCGCCCTGACGCTTCAGTTCACGGGCCAGCGGATCGGCGAGGGCGCTGCCGTCGAACGCCTGCCCGATGGCCTTGAAGATCGCATCCGCCGCCAGTTCGAAAGTCTCGCCGGTGGTTTGCAGTCGACCGTCGACCAGATCCGTACGCGCGAAGCGCATGCCGCGCACACGGCCCTGAGCATCGAGCAAGACTTCTTCCGGCTGCGCCCAGGTCAGCAGGCGTACCTGATTGGCTTTGGCGATGTGTTGTTCATGGTCGGTGGCGCCCATGTCCGCCGCGCCACGCCGGTACACGAGGTTGACGTCGTGCGCGCCAAGACGGGCCATTTGCACGGCCATATCGATTGCGGTATTGCCTGCGCCAAGGACGATGCAACGTTCGGCCAGTGGCAGTTGCGTCAGGTCGTCGGCCTGGCGCAATTCGCAGATGTAATCGGTAGCGGCGAGCAGACCCGGGGCGTCTTCGTACGGCAGGCCGAGCTGCTTGCTGGCGTTGAGGCCGAGGCCAAGGAACACCGCGTCGAACTGCTGGTGCAGCTCGCTGAGGGTCAGGTTCTCGCCAAGTTTTTGTCCATGGCGAATGTCGATGCCGCCGATTTGCAGGAGGAAATCCAGTTCCTTCTGCGCGTAGTCGTCGACCAGTTTGTACTTGGCGATCCCGTACTCATTAAGCCCACCGGCCTTCTCCCGCGCTTCGAAAATCACCACGTCGTGACCGTGCATGGCGCAGCGATGCGCGCAAGACAAACCGGCCGGGCCGGCGCCGACCACGGCGATGCGTTTGCCGGTGGCGGCGGCACGTTGGAACGGGTGCTCGGCGAACTGTGCATTGTCGACGGCGTAACGTTGCAGCAGACCGATCAGCACCGGCGCGCATTCTTCAGCATTATTGCGCACGCAGGCTTGCTGACAGAGGATCTCGGTCGGGCACACCCGCGCGCAACTGCCGCCAAGGATGTTCGCCGAGAGAATTTTCTGCGCTGCGCCCCTGACGTTGTCCTGATGGATGTTGCGGATGAACGATGGAATATCGATCTCGCTCGGGCACGCGTTGACGCACGGCGCGTCATAGCAATACAGGCAGCGCGAGGCTTCCAGGTGCGCCTGTCGGGCGTTGAGCGGCGGCGCCAGATCGCTGAAATGGCCAGCGAGCGCGGCCGCGCTTTCGTGCGGATGGGGGAGGTGCTTCAGAGTCTCGATCACGGTTTATGCCTCACGGTAACTGCCTCTAACGGGCATTGGCCAAATCCGCTGCGTATGAGCTGTCGAAGGCTGCGATCTTTTGATGTTGGTTTTCAGAATCAAGATCAAAAGATCGCAGCCTTCGGCAGCTCCTACACGGGGGAATGCATTTCAAGGATGGGAGCGAGCTGGCTCGCGAAGGCCGGGATTTCAGCGTTTCACGGCAATGGGCTTGTGCAACTCGGCCCGCTTGCTCAGCAGATCAAACACGGCCGGATACGCCGGCCGTTCGATGTACCGACCGGCGCCGCGCTCGGCTCGCAAGTCACCATCGGCCCAGACCAGCCGGCCCTGACTGACGGTGTGGCTTGGCACACCGCGCACGGTTTTGCCTTCGAAGATGTTGAAGTCCACCTGCTGGTGGTGAGTCTTGGCGGAGATGGTGCGTGTGCCTTGCGGATCCCACAGCACCAGATCGGCATCGGCGCCGACGCGAATTGCGCCCTTGCGTGGATAGAGATTGAAAATCTTCGCGGTGTTGGTAGAGGTGAGCGCGACGAAATCCTGCATCGACAACCGACCGCTGTTGACCCCTTCGTCCCAAAGCACGGCCATGCGGTCTTCGATGCCTGCGGTGCCGTTGGGAATCTTGCTGAAGTCATCGCGGCCGGCGGCTTTCTGCTCGGCGCAGAAACAGCAGTGATCGGTCGCGGTGGTGTGCAGATTGCCGTTCTGCAGACCGTGCCAAAGTGCCTCTTGATGGCCGCGAGGGCGGAACGGTGGGCTCATCACGTAACCGGCAGCGGTCTGCCAGTCCGGATGTTGGTAGACGCTGTCGTCGAGCAGCAAATGCCCGGCGAGCACTTCGCCGTAGACCGGCTGGCCCTTGCTACGCGCATAGGTGATTTCGTCGAGAGCTTCCTTGGTCGACACATGCACCAGGTACAGCGGTGTGCCGATGGTTTCGGCGATGCGGATCGCTCGGCTGGCGGCTTCGCCTTCGACTTGTGACGGCCGTGACAGCGGATGCGCTTCCGGGCCGGTAATGCCTTGGGCCATCAACCTGCGTTGCAAGTGATAGACCAGCTCGCCGTTTTCCGCATGGACGGTGGGCACGGCGCCGAGTTCCAGACAGCGCTCGAAACTTGCCACCAGCGTGTCATCGGCGGCCATGATTGCGTTCTTGTAAGCCATGAAATGCTTGAAGCTGTTGATGCCGTGATGGCTGACCAGCTCGGCCATTTCCTCCCGCACCTGCTCACTCCACCAGGTAATCGCAACGTGAAAGCCATAGTCGGAGGCGGACTTTTGCCCCCAACCGCGCCATTGATGGAACGCCTCCATCAACGACTGTTGCGGATTGGGAATCACGAAATCGATGATCGACGTCGTGCCACCGGCGAGACCAGCCGCCGTACCGCTGAAAAAGTCTTCGCTGGCCACGGTGCCCATGAAAGGTAATTGCATGTGCGTGTGCGGGTCGATGCCGCCTGGCATCAAATATTGGCCGCTACCGTCGAGCACTTCGGCGCCTGCGGGAATATCGAGGTTTCCACCGATGGCTTTGATCACGCCGTCGGCGCAATAGACGTCGGCGCGATAACTTTCATCGTGAGTAACAACAGTGGCGCCACGGATCAACAGAGACATTGCAGCTTCCTCGCAGGCATGACCGACTTATACCGGTTCTAAGTGTTTTTTTAAGGCGTCGCTGCGCAAAGATATATTCCTGCCAGCGCTGTCAGGAATAAAAACTAGCTGGTGTTAATCGAATCAGCAAGATTATTTTTTATAAGAATATTACAAACATAAACCGTTGAAATATATGGACTTAAAATATTCCTCACCAAAATGGGGAGGCCTTTCACCATTTTGACGCACTTGACAGGAATCAGATTTGAGCGAGATTTGTCATGGTAAATCAGCTGCTTGAACGCTACGGAGTCGCGGACCAGACGCTTCAAGGAAAATAAGCGTGCACCACTTTGATCCTGGCTGTTCGAGGAACTTGTCTAATATTTCTGGCTGAACAGTGAATCAAGTAAACGCAGGTGCTCAATATTTGGATTCAAAGCGTTTAAACATCAAACAGTTGCAAGCGTTATACGGATCATTCGGGACACTCGGCGCAACAGTCGGCACGTTTATTGAGTGCTGGCGCTGACAAGCCAGGCCGGTTCGTGAAGTGCGTGTTCACATGCAAGTACTCCGGCCATCGCCTGGCGCGCGGCGCGTTCGCCCGCCAGCCCGATGAGCAAAAATAATCAGAAAAACCGTGGAGCAGCCATGCAACAGAACAGATCGCAAGTAACCGAGCGTGACGGCTTGTTCGAACTCGAAGCCGGCAGCGACGTCCTCGACAGTCCCCGCTACAACCACGACATGGCACCGACCAAGGTGCGCGAGCGAACCTGGAACAAATGGCACATCACCGCGCTGTGGGTCGGCATGTCGATCTGCGTGCCGACGTATACCCTCGGCGGGGTGTTGACCGCGTACTTTGGCCTGAGCGTGGGCGAAGCGCTGCTGGCAATACTGTTCGCCAATCTGATCGTGCTGATTCCGCTCACACTCAATGCCTTTCCCGGTACCAAGTACGGCATTCCGTTCCCGGTGTTGTTGCGCTCATCGTTCGGCATTCTCGGTTCCAACGTGCCGTGTCTGATTCGCGCCTTGGTGGCGTGCGGCTGGTTCGGCATCCAGACCATGTTCGGCGGCCTGGCGATCCACCTGTTTCTCGGCTCCGTATTCGAGGGCTGGAAGTCCCTTGGCGGCACGGGGGAGGTGATCGGCTTCATGGTTTTCTGGGCACTGAACCTGTGGGTTGTGATTCGTGGCGCGGAGTCGATCAAGTGGCTGGAAACCTTGTCCGCGCCGTTGCTGGTGGCGGTCGGCATCGGCTTGCTGGTGTGGGCGATGCCTAATGTATCGATGAGCGAATTGCTGGCGATCCCGCCGAAACGCCCTGAGGGCGCCAGTGTGGTGAGCTACTTCGCGGCCGGGCTCACGGCAATGGTCGGCTTCTGGGCCACGTTATCGCTGAACATTCCCGACTTCAGCCGTTACGCCAAGAGCCAGAAGGATCAGATCCTCGGGCAGATTATCGGCCTGCCGCTGACGATGTTCCTGTTCGCCTCGCTGGGCGTGATCATGACCGCCGCCTCGGTGAAACTGGTCGGCGTCACGGTTTCTGATCCGGTCACCCTGATCGGCCACATTCAGAACCCGGTGTGGGTCGCGGTGGCCATGGCATTGATCATCATCGCGACGTTGTCGACCAACACGGCAGCCAACATCGTCTCGCCCACCAATGACTTCCAGAACATTGCGCCCAAGGTCATCAATCGCACCAAAGCGGTGTTGCTGACCGGGCTGGTCGGGCTCTTGTTGATGGGCCATGAACTGCTGAAAAAACTTGGTCTGATCGTTTCCGATGTCAGTCTGGAAACCGTCTATTCCAACTGGCTGCTGGGCTATTCCAGTCTGCTCGGCCCGATCGCCGGGATCATGGTGGTCGACTATTTCCTGATCAAGAAACAGCGACTGGATCTGGCCGGGTTATATCGCGACGACGTGTACCCGGCGTGGAACCGGGCCGGATTCCTTGCGTTCGGTGTGCCGGTGGTGCTGACGCTGCTGTCGCTGGGCAGCGATGCGTTCAGCTGGTTCTACAGCTACGGGTGGTTCACCGGTTCAGCGCTGGGTGGCGTGATTTATTACGGGTTATGCGTGATGCGGGCGCAGCCGTCAGTTGTAAAAACAGCGGTGTGAATGAGGGCCACATCGCTGGCAAGCCAGCTCCCACAGGGATCGAGTCGTGCACAAATTCTGTGTTCAACCAAAAACCCTGTGGGAGCTGGCTTGCCAGCGATGGCGGCCTCACAGACACCACAGCAGTATCCATAAGAACAGCAGCCTGAGGAGATCCCTATGAACGCACCCGTAGACGTTCTGCAATCGACCCATCAGCACATCAACCGCGACCGCCTGTGGGCATCGCTCATGGACCTCGCCAAACTCGGCGCCACGGTCAAGGGCGGGGTTTGTCGCCTGGCCCTGACCGACCTCGATCGCCAGGCCCGCGACCTGTTCGTGCAATGGTGCGAGGACGCCGGATGCAGCGTCACGGTCGATGCTGTCGGCAACATCTTCGCGCGCCGTGCGGGACGCAATCCCGAGCTGCCACCGGTGATGACCGGCAGCCACATCGACACCCAGCCCACCGGCGGCAAGTTCGATGGCTGCTTCGGCGTACTCGCCGGCGTCGAGGTGTTGCGCACGCTCAACGACCTCGGCGTGGAAACCGAGGCGCCGCTGGAGGTGGTGGTCTGGACCAACGAAGAAGGCTCGCGCTTCGCTCCGTGCATGATGGGCTCTGGCGTGTTCGCAGAAAAATTCAGCCTTGAGGAGACGTTGGCCAAGGTCGATGCCGACGGCGTGACAGTCGGCGAAGCGCTCAACGCTATCGGCTATGCCGGCCCGCGCAAGGTCAGCGGGCACCAGGTCGGCGCCTATTTCGAAGCGCATATCGAACAAGGCCCGATACTTGAAGACGAACACAAAACCATTGGCGTAGTGCTCGGCGCGCTGGGGCAGAAGTGGTTCGACCTCAAGCTGCGCGGCGTCGAGGCCCACGCCGGCCCAACGCCGATGCACCTGCGCAAGGATGCGCTGGTCGGCGCCTCGGTCATCGTCGGTGCCGTCAACCGCGCCGCGCTCGGCCACCAACCGCACGCCTGTGGCACCGTCGGCTGCCTGCAGGCCTATCCCGGCTCGCGCAACGTCATCCCCGGCGAAGTGCGCATGACCCTCGACTTCCGTCATTTGGAACCGGCGCGCCTCGACGCGATGATCGCCGAGGTGAAGCAAGTCATCGAAGCCACCTGCGAGGAACATGGCCTGACCTATGAGCTGACGCCGACAGCCGACTTCCCGCCGCTGTACTTTGAAAAGGGTTGTGTGGAAGCGGTGCGCGGCGCGGCGAAAGGTCTGGGTCTGTCACACATGGACATCGTCAGCGGCGCCGGCCACGACGCGATCTTCCTCGCCGAACTCGGCCCGGCCGGGATGATTTTTGTGCCGTGCGAGGGCGGCATCAGCCACAACGAAATCGAGAACGCCGCACCGGACGATCTGGCGGCGGGATGCGCAGTGCTGTTGCGAGCGATGCTGGCGGCTTCGGCGATGGTCGCGGCCGGTAAAGCCGCCGCATAAATATCAACACATCGCAGCTCTGTGTAGGAGCTGCCGAAGGCTGCGATCTTTTGATCTTGATGTTTAACAACCAGAATCAAGAGATCGCAGCCTCGTTTCACTCGACAGCTCCTACAGCAAGCACCGGTAGGAGCTGCCGAAGGCTGCGATCTTTTGATTTGGATGTTTAGCAACCAGAATCAAGAGATCGCAGCCTCGTTTCACTCGACAGCTCCTACAGCAAGCACCTGTAGGAGCTGCCGAAGGCTGCGATCTTTTGATTTGGATGTTTAGCAACCAGAATCAAGAGATCGCAGCCTCGTTTCTCTCGACAGCTCCTACAGAAAGCACCGGTAGGAGCTGCCGAAGGCTGCGATCTTTTGATTTGGATGTTTAGCAACACAGAATCAAAAGATCGCAGCCTCGTTTCACTCGACAGCTCCTACAGAAAGCACCGGTAGGAGCTGCCGAAGGCTGCGATCTTTTGATTTGGATGTTTAGCAACACAGAATCAAAAGATCGCAGCCTCGTTTCACTCGACAGCTCCTACAGAAAGCACCGGTAGGAGCTGCCGAAGGCTGCGATCTTTTGATTTGGATGTTTAGCAACACAGAATCAAAAGATCGCAGCCTCGTTTCACTCGACAGCTCCTACAGAAAGCACCGGTAGGAGCTGCCGAAGGCTGCGATCTTTTGATTTGGATGTTTAGCAACACGGAATCAAAAGATCGCAGCCTCGTTTCACTCGACAGCTCCTACAGGGTTTGCGAGGGCGTTAGTTGTCAACGTTCATCAATTGCTGCACGCCTTCCCATGCTTCGGCGCGCATCTGTTCGATGTCGAGGCCCGGGATCACGCCGTTATCGACCACGATCCTGCCGCCCACAAGGCTGTACTTCACGGTGATCGGCTCGCCCGCGACCACCGGCGCGACGGCGCTGTCGTGGAAACCGTAGAAGCGTGGGTGATCGAGGCTGTAGACCACCAGATCCGCTGCCTGTCCGACTTCGAGCGTACCCACGGCGCCAAGGCCAAGCACCTGCGCGCCACCGGCGGTGCCCCAGTGAATGACGTCTTCGGCGGTGGTGGCCGACGCGCCTTGTTCGGCGCGATGGATCAGCCATGCGGTGTTGGCTTCGCCGACCATGCTCCCGGATTCATTCGAGGCCACGCCATCGACACCCAGTGAAACCGCCACGCCCGCCTCGTACATCTGCGGCACAGGCGCGACGCCGCTGCCCAGCCTGGCGTTGCTCACCGGGCAGTGGGCGATGCCGGTGCCGGTTTGCGCGAGCATGCGGATTTCCGCCGGCTGCAGATGCACGGCGTGGGCGAACCAGACGTCGGGGCCGAGCCACTCGTGTTCAGCGACGAATTCCACCGGCGAACAGTTGTATTTTTCGCGGCAGAAATTCACGTAATTCTGCGTTTCCGACAAGTGCGTGTGCAGGCGCAGGCCAAGCCCGCGCGCGGTGTGGGCGAGTTCGCGCAGCAGCGTCGGCGGCAGCGAAAATGTTGGCGTAGTCGGCGCGACGACCACCCGGCGCATCGCGTCCGGGGTGTCCTGGTGATAGCGCGATTTCAGTCGCTCGATATCGCCGACCATCTGCTCGAGGCTTTCCGGTTGCAGCGCGGTTTTCGAGAAACCCGGGTGAGCGCTGGCCGATTCCAGCGCGCCGCCACGGCACAGCACGAAACGCAAACCGAATTCGTCGGCCATGTCGAACAGCAAATCGCCGGTCTCGGTGCTGCCGTGGGCGTGGTAGAGATAATGGTGATCGGCGCAGGTGGTGACGCCGGACAACAGCAACTCGACCATCCCCAGCCGTGCGGCGATCCGCGCCAGTTGCGGGGTGAAGCGATTGAGGCGCGGATAGGGCACGCTGGCCAGCCAGCCTTGCAGATCCTGATTGAGGCCTTCGGGCACGGCTTTGAGCAGGTTCTG
This window of the Pseudomonas fluorescens genome carries:
- the preA gene encoding NAD-dependent dihydropyrimidine dehydrogenase subunit PreA, with product MADLSIVFAGIKAPNPFWLASAPPTDKAYNVVRAFEAGWGGVVWKTLGEDPAAVNVSSRYSAHYGNNREVLGINNIELITDRSLEINLREITQVKKDWPDRAVIVSLMVPCVEESWKHILPLVEATGADGIELNFGCPHGMPERGMGAAVGQVPEYVEQVTRWCKTYCSLPVIVKLTPNITDIRVAARAAHRGGADAVSLINTINSITSVDLDHMVALPTVGSKSTHGGYCGSAVKPIALNMVAEIARDPQTQGLPICGIGGIGSWRDAAEFMALGSGAVQVCTAAMLHGFRIVDEMKDGLSRWMDSQGYASIGEFSGRAVGNTTDWKYLDINYQVIAKIDQAACIGCGRCHIACEDTSHQAIASLKQADGTHKYEVIDDECVGCNLCQITCPVAACIEMVPMETGKPFLDWNHDPRNPYHVSA
- a CDS encoding NAD(P)-dependent oxidoreductase, coding for MIETLKHLPHPHESAAALAGHFSDLAPPLNARQAHLEASRCLYCYDAPCVNACPSEIDIPSFIRNIHQDNVRGAAQKILSANILGGSCARVCPTEILCQQACVRNNAEECAPVLIGLLQRYAVDNAQFAEHPFQRAAATGKRIAVVGAGPAGLSCAHRCAMHGHDVVIFEAREKAGGLNEYGIAKYKLVDDYAQKELDFLLQIGGIDIRHGQKLGENLTLSELHQQFDAVFLGLGLNASKQLGLPYEDAPGLLAATDYICELRQADDLTQLPLAERCIVLGAGNTAIDMAVQMARLGAHDVNLVYRRGAADMGATDHEQHIAKANQVRLLTWAQPEEVLLDAQGRVRGMRFARTDLVDGRLQTTGETFELAADAIFKAIGQAFDGSALADPLARELKRQGERIEVDENLRTSIPGVYAGGDCTSLDQDLTVQAVQHGKLAAEAINAQLMLNVEAA
- the hydA gene encoding dihydropyrimidinase; its protein translation is MSLLIRGATVVTHDESYRADVYCADGVIKAIGGNLDIPAGAEVLDGSGQYLMPGGIDPHTHMQLPFMGTVASEDFFSGTAAGLAGGTTSIIDFVIPNPQQSLMEAFHQWRGWGQKSASDYGFHVAITWWSEQVREEMAELVSHHGINSFKHFMAYKNAIMAADDTLVASFERCLELGAVPTVHAENGELVYHLQRRLMAQGITGPEAHPLSRPSQVEGEAASRAIRIAETIGTPLYLVHVSTKEALDEITYARSKGQPVYGEVLAGHLLLDDSVYQHPDWQTAAGYVMSPPFRPRGHQEALWHGLQNGNLHTTATDHCCFCAEQKAAGRDDFSKIPNGTAGIEDRMAVLWDEGVNSGRLSMQDFVALTSTNTAKIFNLYPRKGAIRVGADADLVLWDPQGTRTISAKTHHQQVDFNIFEGKTVRGVPSHTVSQGRLVWADGDLRAERGAGRYIERPAYPAVFDLLSKRAELHKPIAVKR
- a CDS encoding NCS1 family nucleobase:cation symporter-1, with product MQQNRSQVTERDGLFELEAGSDVLDSPRYNHDMAPTKVRERTWNKWHITALWVGMSICVPTYTLGGVLTAYFGLSVGEALLAILFANLIVLIPLTLNAFPGTKYGIPFPVLLRSSFGILGSNVPCLIRALVACGWFGIQTMFGGLAIHLFLGSVFEGWKSLGGTGEVIGFMVFWALNLWVVIRGAESIKWLETLSAPLLVAVGIGLLVWAMPNVSMSELLAIPPKRPEGASVVSYFAAGLTAMVGFWATLSLNIPDFSRYAKSQKDQILGQIIGLPLTMFLFASLGVIMTAASVKLVGVTVSDPVTLIGHIQNPVWVAVAMALIIIATLSTNTAANIVSPTNDFQNIAPKVINRTKAVLLTGLVGLLLMGHELLKKLGLIVSDVSLETVYSNWLLGYSSLLGPIAGIMVVDYFLIKKQRLDLAGLYRDDVYPAWNRAGFLAFGVPVVLTLLSLGSDAFSWFYSYGWFTGSALGGVIYYGLCVMRAQPSVVKTAV
- a CDS encoding Zn-dependent hydrolase, which encodes MNAPVDVLQSTHQHINRDRLWASLMDLAKLGATVKGGVCRLALTDLDRQARDLFVQWCEDAGCSVTVDAVGNIFARRAGRNPELPPVMTGSHIDTQPTGGKFDGCFGVLAGVEVLRTLNDLGVETEAPLEVVVWTNEEGSRFAPCMMGSGVFAEKFSLEETLAKVDADGVTVGEALNAIGYAGPRKVSGHQVGAYFEAHIEQGPILEDEHKTIGVVLGALGQKWFDLKLRGVEAHAGPTPMHLRKDALVGASVIVGAVNRAALGHQPHACGTVGCLQAYPGSRNVIPGEVRMTLDFRHLEPARLDAMIAEVKQVIEATCEEHGLTYELTPTADFPPLYFEKGCVEAVRGAAKGLGLSHMDIVSGAGHDAIFLAELGPAGMIFVPCEGGISHNEIENAAPDDLAAGCAVLLRAMLAASAMVAAGKAAA
- a CDS encoding amidohydrolase family protein translates to MTQLQNILIKHPVAVMTGQRGSRARAGAVDIRVVNGRIAEMAADLQAQPGERVIDARNCVVYPGWINTHHHLFQNLLKAVPEGLNQDLQGWLASVPYPRLNRFTPQLARIAARLGMVELLLSGVTTCADHHYLYHAHGSTETGDLLFDMADEFGLRFVLCRGGALESASAHPGFSKTALQPESLEQMVGDIERLKSRYHQDTPDAMRRVVVAPTTPTFSLPPTLLRELAHTARGLGLRLHTHLSETQNYVNFCREKYNCSPVEFVAEHEWLGPDVWFAHAVHLQPAEIRMLAQTGTGIAHCPVSNARLGSGVAPVPQMYEAGVAVSLGVDGVASNESGSMVGEANTAWLIHRAEQGASATTAEDVIHWGTAGGAQVLGLGAVGTLEVGQAADLVVYSLDHPRFYGFHDSAVAPVVAGEPITVKYSLVGGRIVVDNGVIPGLDIEQMRAEAWEGVQQLMNVDN